The genome window GAACCATGCTTGATTCGACGAGGTCTTGTTGCGCCGTGGACGCCTTGAACGCAGAGTAACACCCAAATGCGTGTTGCCATGGCTCAAAGCTTAGGAGCCTGAAAGCCACCAAGCACGTCGTTCTTGTCCCACTTAGCCGGCTTCTCGAAAATGGCCCTGACCATCTCCCCACCACGGCAAGCAAGAACAGAAAGCAGAGTATCGCTCAACTACACCAGCATTAGTAACCGAGCCACTGACAACATCAAGCGGTAAACCTACACCATGCGTCGTCTCACAGCAGCCCTGCAACCACACACCGGCATCCTCGCTGACTGCCTTGTTCTCAAAGTTGACCCTGTAGTCTCTCTGCACTGTCCACTTCGCGTCCTTCAGGTCACCACCAGGCATCAAATGCCTAGCATCCTTGAGCAGCGTCTCGTGCAGGTTCCTCAAGTACCCGGTAGCGACAAACACCGCGTCGACATCCAGAATCTGCTTCTCCTCGCCTGCGCCAGGAACCTCGCTGAAGTACAGCGGGCTCTGGTCGCGGACGTGCAGGCGGATGCCATCCTTGACTACCGGGCTGTCTTCCACTGCCGTCACCCGGCGGTACGGCAGGATGTTGTGTGGCCATTGCTGCTCAGCTTCCCGCGAATTGCCGTACTTTATGCGTTGCAGGTAGAGAGTCTCGTAGATGTGTTCGAGGAGGTTGATGCGTACAACACCGTAATTGGTGCCCTTGTCTTCGGTGAGGGTCTGCGCGCGGAGGATGGGGTCGCGGTTGTAGGTTACGTCGGTACGTGAGGGGTTGAAGATTTCGTTGACACTATTGGAATTAGTAAATACCATGTCTGTGAGATGTCCTGGGCTCAAGGGCTTACAAGGGTGAGTCGTCGCTAGGTCGCAGCGCTCCGCCCTTGATGAGAAGGCGCGTCTGTGAGTTAGGGTAGTTTGCGTGCAGGAAGTCGAAGATCTCAGCTGCGCTCTGACCGTTACCAACGACTGCGACCTTGTATGGTGCTTGGTGATCCTTGAGGATCTGCTTGGAAATGTACGAGAACTTCGAAGAATGAACGACCTTGGGGTGGTCCTGCGGGAATGGTGCAGTGATATTGGGTCTTCCACCTGCGGCAACAACTACGTGCTTTGTTCTCCGGGTCTCGATTCTACCAGTCAACAAGTTGCGAGAAATGACCTCGAAGGTGTTGATCTCGCCATTGGCGGACTTCTGGGGGTTGACCTTGACGACCTCCTGGGAGTACGAAACGACCTCGTCGAACCAACTTGCGCACCATCTCATATAGTCTTCGTACTCGACTCGTGCGGGCAGAAATGTATTCAGGTTG of Ascochyta rabiei chromosome 7, complete sequence contains these proteins:
- a CDS encoding Taxifolin 8-monooxygenase: MSSHAEMSSSSSGKPTPTAQRAFGGFTNGLEESDFPAFENRSNLRYTPEDELHDLICVGFGPASLAIGVAIHDALEGTDPSLSDVPGLQSRPPKVAFLEKQSQFAWHAGMLLPGAKMQITFMKDMATMRNPRSEFTFINYLHQKDRLVEFANLNTFLPARVEYEDYMRWCASWFDEVVSYSQEVVKVNPQKSANGEINTFEVISRNLLTGRIETRRTKHVVVAAGGRPNITAPFPQDHPKVVHSSKFSYISKQILKDHQAPYKVAVVGNGQSAAEIFDFLHANYPNSQTRLLIKGGALRPSDDSPFVNEIFNPSRTDVTYNRDPILRAQTLTEDKGTNYGVVRINLLEHIYETLYLQRIKYGNSREAEQQWPHNILPYRRVTAVEDSPVVKDGIRLHVRDQSPLYFSEVPGAGEEKQILDVDAVFVATGYLRNLHETLLKDARHLMPGGDLKDAKWTVQRDYRVNFENKAVSEDAGVWLQGCCETTHGLSDTLLSVLACRGGEMVRAIFEKPAKWDKNDVLGGFQAPKL